The window GGCAGCTTCTATTTCCCCATTTAAACAAGTTAAAGAACATATAATTGGAAGAATCATGTGCTCATAGAATCAACAATTTTCTCCACAAGTGGTAAGGAGTTGGAGATTGAATATGGACTAACCAGGAATTACCTAAATCCACTGTTCTCTCCACTTGAACATCAAGTCATTTTGCTCCACCTGCATGCACAGCATTCAAATTCAAACTAAACAATACACGTAAAACAAGCATTTAAAAAATCCCAGTAAATTGATAAGCTGTTCCATCCCCACAACCCAACTGTGTAGTCCATTACCAGCAATTTCATGGACAAAAAGACAAACCCACCAAAAAAGTCATACAGGAAATCAGAGTGAAGAGCTAAAAAGGAATTACCCAAGAAATTGTTCCACTAACTCTCCGGTGTTACCTATCTCTCTACCAGAGAAAAAAGCCAAATGTTTCACGAATTGTGCACATATTCATGGCAGGGGCAGGATGGGTAATGCCTGTGAGGCCAACCAACCCGGGAATCCGCATTTGAGGCAGATTCACTGATTTTAACCCCAAAAGAATGGTAGTTGAATGCCAACAGCCACGTGCTATAATCCCATCCCACCTTCCTGTCCATTTCCATCTTATAAATGGTACCCCACAGGCCCACTACAAAGTAGGTTCCACCTACGTGAAATTTTggattttccttttttttttttggtttttaaataaaaaaatggaatttcttttttattttgggTCTTTTGAGAACTCCAGGAAAACAGTACATATAAATTGATTTGTGCGTGATTTCACATTCGTCTTGTATCTACGTGCATGGGGTCAATATGTTGTGAATTGATTTTTGTTCGCGAATTATTGTATTTTGTTTGTATAACCACAATTGAAGAGAGTAAATTTAATCTCGTTTAGCCATCCTTTTGCAGCTTCTTCAGCAATTTCTAGGCGCTTGATCCAATTAAGAACCCTCCCACGCGTTAAAGGACCTAATACACAATCCCGAAAACACCTGATCAAAATTTTCTCTGGAATTTATTTGTTGACTATTTTATATCAGAAAACTTGAAGAAGTAAGGCCCGGGATTTCAGACATCGGCCTCTCCttttgatttttgaaatttcttaaatcatattttattaacAAACTTTACtttttttgaatattaaattatattcacttacataatataataatttcatTAAACCGATAATTTGTTGAAATCGGTATTGCTACAATATTtgtcaagaaaaaataaaataatccacAACTATATTTCTTTAGTTCTTAGAAATTTCTCACTTACAATGCATACACAGTCTATACGTGTGAATGTAAACACTGTTGCATATTCTTAGCAAGTTTATCAAGGCTCATATCTGCTAAATTTGCATAGCAAGCTTCATGTTTCACCAAAGAGCTATCAGCTACATGTCCTGCAAAACACTCGATGTTGACCATTCCCGAAATCCAGGCTCAATATTGAACCACATCTATAGAGCCGAACAAAATGCGCCAAGTTGCAGGTAGTGATGACAGAGTGAAATCCACAATGGTACAACTCGGATacaattaaaagaaataaattgTTCACAAAGTTGACGGATGCATTTTGATAGTTCATCAAAAACTTGAGAATCACTCAGTCAAgggaaaaaaaaagataatGACTTAAGATCTAGGCTTCTCTTTTTTCTCCTTAAAGAGTGCAAGGAGTGATACACCAGACACCTTCACCACCTTGAATCTGACACCAGGAATATCTCCGACGGCATGCCCCTTACGTCCAAACCCAGCAATCAACACTTCATCCTGTACAAATAGCAGCATATCAAGTTTAAACTCTAATTCTGAGGGCAATTAAGTAAATCAAAGCCGAGGAACTGATAAAAGGAACTCACATTTTCTTCTATGTAGTTTAAACAACCATCATTAGGAACAAAAGCTGCAATCTTTTTGCCATTCTTAATAAGTTGAACCCTGGCACATTTACGAATAGCAGAGTTCGGCTGCTTAGCTTCAATGCCACTGCAAATGTCAATGAATAGTAAGACATGTTAAACCATAAGACATGAATGACATGATTAAGAAAAACTAGAAGGCCTGTGGGAATGAAAAATTAACATTTTCTCCAGAACAATCCCCTTAGCATGAGATGAGCCAGCAAACGGTTTCTTCCATTCATTCCCCAGGTGAGATTTCTTGTAGGCCTTGTCAGCCCACCTCTGCCTTCTGCGGTGGGACTTGAGCTTGCGACCAGCTCCCATACCACGCGTCTTTCTATATGATAGATAGTAGACAATATAATGAAATAACTCGAGAAgaataataatatcaataaatgTTGTAAAACAATTTCTTATCAGCTGCGGTACATGGAAAATCCATCATGTCAAATCTTTCTCACGCAGAAATCTCAAACTTTGAACTAACAATAGAATTGACAAGAAAAACGCCTATTCTAAATTATACTGAATTCCCTTTCTCCAAATAAATCTTCCATGCACCTTAGGTGCTATATCTCACAGAAGAAAGGATCAATTTAGTGTCATTAGATACTATCCCTACATTTGACAAAAGTAAACAAAACCTCATTTGTCGTCAAATTCACCTACATGATCTTTAAAATGACTCTTTTACCATTAAATTACACGAAACAGCAATATTCTTCCATAGAAAAAATTAGCCAATGCAAATAAGCATGGAGGGTGGGTCGCGACATCCAGTTCTTTTCTCTTTCTTTTCGTAAGAACAAATGCTTAACCACTTCAGAGCCCAAAAAATAAACATCAAATTCTCGATACTACCACGCGAACAAAACAACACTCAATTTATCCCCTTTGACCAACAGTTTATTGATTCGAGAAacacaaaaaaaacaaaaaaaaaaagaaacgcATTCCGGAGATCTTTACGTACCCCATGATTGCAGAATCGAACGACCGAAGAGAAGGCTGCTACGGAATCAGAGGATAAGAGTGGAACAGCAGCTGAAATCCAAACTTCAAAACCCtaatcaaatatataattttaatagtTTTAGGATGTAGAAGTTTGTCTTTGAGCTCATGGACCTACGTACGTTGGTATCCAATAAGGTTAGCCCAGCATGTTAAAGCCCAAAATAATATTTAGGTGAGCGTAAGGCCAATTTACTTGACCCAAATACTCTGGATTTTGAGGCCCAAATCCCCATATGTAGTATTATCATGTTAGGTCGTCTAAGTTTTGCCAGTTGGTCTTTAGCTCTTGGTCCTCTGTTAGTAATGATGGTCCAGTTAATCTTTAGCCCATGGTCCAAATAAAATTTAAGTAAGCGTAGatactaaaaaataataataataacacagtTGATTAAAACTCTAAGGGCGTTACTGCTCTTAAATAAACCAAATACAATGTCTCTCTTACATCAAATTTTAGCCATAAAATTCGGGTGCCAccacaaaatggtcattttgagaTGGAGAATCACTGATTTTTTTAAAGCAAAAAACTACTAAAATGGCAATGAGGACCCTGAAACTTTCTTTGATCTACTTCTGCACTTTCTTTAACAATACACCACCAATCTTCTTCAACATatttccatttttctttctaCCGAAGTCATCATCAATATCTTCATAATACGGCGAACCCAACTTACCAGAAATTGTGTGATAGTCCAAAGAACCCGTTCTTTTCACATATTTACCATTATTTTCGGTAGAGAGCATTGCAGCGGCTGCCTCAGCAGCCTTTCTCCATTGATCTGATTGCACTTTCAATCTCCTTAGTTCAGTTTCAATCTCTACGTTAACAGCTTGAGTTGCATCAAGCTGCTCGGTAGCACGCATGGTTTTTCTTCGACTTTTTTCGGATTCCTCTGTCAAATATCCAATCTTTATCAAGGCTTCTTGTTCGGCTGCTCTTGATGCCTCGGTTAAAGCAATGGCCTCATTAGTTGCTTTGTTTCTCTCTGTTTCGTTCTTCGAGATTTCGGATTTCAGAATTTTGTTTTCTTCTCTGATGGTTTGCAACTGAGTCTCTTTCTCAAGTAAGCATGCCTGCAGATCTTTGAGGAGTGATTCTGACTTCTCTAACTCTGTTTCAAGTTCTGATTCTCTCTCAGATGGTGCACTTTCGTCGATCTTTAAACTCAACCCCTTGTTCTGTGAAATGCTTTTCAAAGCATTATCTTTTTCAGTCAGTTTTGCCCTCAATATGTCAGCTTCGACTCGGTACTCTTTAATCTTTGCTTCTATTTCAAGTTGTTTCTTGAACGATTCAGATTTCACATTCTCAAGAAGTTCATTGGCATTATTTATCTCAAGGGCGCTATGATTGTATTCATCTTGATGTCTTCTTTCAGCAGTCTTCAGCGATGATCTTAAACGATCAACTTCATGTTTCAATTCCATGAGTTCGTTTTTCGGGACTTCTGTTTTAACATCATCAAAAGGATACGCTGAGATCTTGTTGTGATGACCTAAGTTAGACTGGAGACTCCTGACTACTTTCTCCGATGAAACTACTCTATTTTTTGAATCTTCCAATTCCAAGATCAAATTTTTGTAGGATTCCATGGCAATAGCATGTTTAGAGTGTAATGTTTCTTCAGTAATCTTCAAATCTTTCAATTGCGTTTGAGCTCTACTAACATCTTCCACGGCCCGAGCTTCAGCTTCCCGGGTATTATTTAATTGGGTCTTCAACTTCTCAACCAACTCAAGCCTTCCGTTGAGTTCGCACCTCAATCTCTGTATCTCAACACAAGCTGACTCAGCATGCCTAGCATGCGAAACTTCTGACCCGGAAACCCTGTCCAGTTGAATCTTGAGATTATGAATCTCATTCGTAGCAGAAGCCAAAGCAGAAGAGTCCATAGAATGTTGCTTTTTTATTGCTTCGAGTTCAGATTCCCATGCTCTATCTCGATCCTGAGAGATCTTTCGTAATTCTTGGAGACGAGCTTCTTCGGAGTCAGAAAGTTCCTTAAGTTGCTTTTGAGTCTCCTCGAGTTTAACAGACATGGCTGCTAGCTGTTCCTTGGCTTCTTCGGATTCCTGCTGAGCACTTTGCCTCAATGACATGGGGGAGCTCAGCCGATCCTTCGCCTTTTTTAGTTCCTCTTCCAGCTGAGCTATCTGAGACTCCAATTCAGACACCCTGCTCGGTTTTTTCTTCTGTGGTATTGCACAAAAAACAGACTTTTAAAGAGTGGTTTAGAAAAGTAGCATCGAATTCAGAAGGATTTGAAATCCATACCTCCAAGTATTAGTGAAGtgaattcttggctatatcatAATTATAGTTATGTAAAATATTCACAACTATATACCTCAGTGGCTGGACTTCTCGGTGATTGGCGCCCAACAACCTTGGGACTTCTGTTTCTAGATGTTTTGCTAACTGGATCTGGCGACAAAGCAGGATCAGATTCCGATCCCGGAATTTTGAATTTCTGGACCGTACGTGACATGACCAGAGATGCCTTTTGAGGTGCATCAAGAGAACCGGGACTGCAGGCAAGAAACGAGCAATTTTTTTACTAGAAACAAATTTGAAACGTACTGTACAGGATAACACATTATTCCACCCTATCTAACAATAAAAGGATTAACAACCCACTTTTGAATCATTATAACTTCTCAAGGCCATAAAACATACACATTAGTCATAGAATTTGTTAATTCAAGTGAAATATACCTTTCCGTCACAGGGTAGTGATACAAAGAGGCAGCTATTTCAACTGACATATTAAATAAGCAATAGCAACAGAAAACCAACAAAAGCGGGATATCATAAAATAAGATAAACTTACCGAGAATTAGAGGCCTGCATAAATGTCTGCAACTCTGCAACACTTGACAGAAATTTGACTGAGGAATTAAAATTTTTGGGATGCAATAACATAGGAAAAAATAAAAGTTCCAAGGAAAAATACCAATTTTTCATCCATTTtcaattgaaaaacaaaattaaatgggAAAAGCACGTAGAAGCAAAGTTATCCCTTGAAAGGAAAACCACATAAACAACCTCCACTCCCACGAACCAAAACCACAAAAAAAGAATATatgaaaatttgaaagaaaaaaaaaagtaaacaaATAATGAAAATAGCTTTCGAATGATCTaacaaatatcataaattttgcATTCCGTTTTACTCCAGGATTCGAACGCTCGCGCTGTTTAGGAACAAGAATAATTGAgagaacattaagtgcagaacTTCGTATAACCCACAATCAGCAGAAACAGTTAGAGCTTTAATATTCGAGAACACAAAAGATGCACAGTTCAACATGATAATTAAAGTGAAAGGTTAGTTTAACAAATTTTTAGTATGGATTCACTTGTTTTTACTATCGTGTTAAACCATGATATAAAAAATCAGTTTTCAAGATTTTGATCACCATCTGCAAAATCTTTGCCAATATTTTcagttctttttttaaaaaaaaaaaagaagttaaAATTCTCAACCATATTCGAATAATTTAGGTAAATAAAAAATGCTATACAAACAACAAACATAAAACATAATTTCAATAAACCGTACTCATAGCATATGATAGAAAGGGAGAGAGGCAGAATCATtaacttttaaaatgctagaCCATAGACAAGAAGCCACTCGAGCACAAAGATTTCAAGTAGTCAGcatattttcaagaaaatcgaaATCCACATTGAGATATTTATGTCCCATTTTTCTTCTGAACTACTAAAATATAAGTATGCGAAAATAATTTGTTTACCACTCCACAATCCACACCCTTGTAACACACTCTCGAGACAGAACAATGCAGAATCATATACATCCATTATTCGTTCAAAACTTGCTATACCTCCAATACTCGAGctttaaattcttaaaaacCAGCAcacattgaaaaatcttcaacAAACTCCCATATCCAAAACTCAGCCGATCTTTTAAGCACATATATGCAGAAAAAGATGGAacccaataaaaaaaaatcatacaaACAGCCAGCAGAAGCGAACCCACAtggaaaaaaatcaaattacaaGGAAAAAACAGCCGTTAGACTCACCAAGAAGAAGAATAAAGTAGTCAAAGGACAGCAAAAGTTTGAACCCTTCTTCACACAGATATAAATGAATCACAGCTAACTTGTTACTGCTGTAACTCTAACACGATTCTCAAGAAAATTGTGAAATGAAGTCGAAAACCTAATCTTGGTAGACGTAGAAAGTCTGAGACAATGTGTGTGTGGTGTTCCCGAGTATTGCTtccattattttgttttttggtcagaattcagaaattaaCAATGGGGAAGTCCCGCTTACTGTGTAGGGCGTGTTTGGTCAAAGAagcaagaaaacaaaaaaaaaatcacaagcACACAAAATGTGTCTAAGTTGGTAGAGTATATGTTCATAACCAATTTATCACACTTTCTATTCTCTAAGGAAACCTTTTTGAGGTAGTCTCACACACAAATTTACCTAGTGTGATATATCTGATTGACGCGGTTTGCAGACTATTACGTTCAGCTCAAAAATTTATTCAAAATACACCTACTCCGGATTACCGAAAAATATCTCCAATAGATCCTAATTTAGTTTCCTGACTGGatgtttaaattaattaaagaaataaCTTTGCTCTTGGACGTGACTTGTTTGAATTCATGACATTAAagtgaattttaaatttatcgtggtgatttaaatattaattaagtgagcttattatataaaaattatttttatcagTTTAAATAAAATCTATGAATCCAAAACATAATACAAAAGAAGCAAAacgatttaatatattattcaaAAACGAAGACAAATGATTTAgtatataaattgataattttttttatgtggaAGTAAATAATCGTAATATTTTACGTACGatccaataaaaacatgatTGAATTCTACCtcaaacttaattttttttaaagctttaaTAAGTGAGATGATTTCTGTTATatttttatcatattatataataaaacaaAAGTGTATAACTGCTTATTTGGTCCTTTAGGATCGTTCGACTCTACATGTGGGGGAAGTGTCCTCACAAGATTTCCACGGTCTAGATTTAACCACATttgtaattttgaaaaaaaaaagtggacTCCATGTACTTGTGGTTAAATCTAGACCGTGGATCTACACATGGGGGCACTACCCCATATGTAGGGTGAAATGATCCCTTTAGTACGAAAACAAATATCCATATCTTTCCCAATTCAAAAATCATGACGAACCACTACGAATTTTGAAATTAAGTAATTATTTCAATTTATCTTATAGTAAATAATTGATTATAAAAATATTCCTCAAAATTCttgattttaatataatataataaaaaattagataAAAAGTTTACCAAgcacaaaaaatatttattaaaatattttatttctcccATCCCAAACACGGTCTTATGATGAAAGCCCTCGCTCCTTGGTCATGGCGCTTTTAACTGggaatttgaaaataaaatatttgaaaaatccGACAAAATATAACTTAGCCCAATTTGGTTGCACGTCCACGTCCCAATTTGGCTAAAATTTATAACTGAGCTCCAATAATTCGATGTTTTCGAAGATAAAGGCTTCAAGTTTTGCAATATTATGTTGAttcgtaaaattttaaaatttgtgaGTGGCTTTTTGGATGGTACGAAAATAATTTGGACtcgaatttaatttaaaaaataatattttgaatatgTTTGAATTTGGATCAAAATCTATAATTTCGAATATGAATCGAATATTTTTTGACATGTGTAGTTAGCTCGAATGACAtacatatattttcaaaaagattattgagaaataaatataataaagacTACTCTATTGTCGTCggaggaaaaataaaaaagacaTCACATTTAGAAAAAAGAAATTAtcataatttatattatatatatatatatatatatatatatatatatatatatatatatatatatatatatatatatatatatatatacttaatgatatttttaatataCCATGAACTATTCGAGTTTCAATTTCATCTCATATTCGAAAATTTGACTTCATTTATAAggaattaataaatatttatattaaaaatacgaTTAAGTCGTATTATTGTCTCCACATAAGTTTTGGTAAAAATGTCAAGTGTTcgatattataatttttatcaaTGTTAAagtcacaagaaattcatacaAACTTGCTAATTTGTTAGATCGACTGTAGTATCGAATATTTGTGATTGATTAAGGATTGTAATGTTAGAATGGTGAATGTAATCACTAaatacaaatttttaaaattctttaaagcctaattttttttattaattatgtaatttaatttctcaaaaagttttaaaaaatatattttatttaattaagtaTGTGAGTAAAATATGGTAATTGTTAGTCTGGTGGAGTATTTATTCCCCACCCACTCGCACACGCATACACCACTTcttttgtttcaattttttcGGGCAAATATATGATTCTTTGCAGCAATTGTCGTCTATACATTTGTTTTTATGGCTCTAAATTTCGATATCAAGCGAGTCCTCACATTTTTATAGAAATTAAAAATGTTGATGATTCTAAAAATTAACATTTCACAACATCATATGACAAATAATTCAAGTTTAGCACAAAATAatcatgtttttttttccatttatgCTACCCTTAATCCTTATTTTCTCATTTTTAATGTTAGTGAAAATGACTCGTTTCTTCCAATGAGTGATTAAAATCGTTCAACGATTTTTGCGTAATTCATCGATAAATATGGAGAACAATGGGATTTGAAATCGAGCATTTACACTTCGAATTATGTACATCTATTTGAACTTAAAACAACGAATCATGTAGAatgcatatacatatatatatatatatatatatatatatatatatatatatatatatatatatatatatatatatataaaacgaTGAAATTTATAATCGCTACTGTTAATTGgtccacatcggttggataaataactttTGAGTGATATATATgggattggacaatcctccccccttgaactagcttttggggttgagttagatccaagttccaatcttaacagcTACTTTTTTATAGTTATTGACACAGTGGTCTTCAACCCATGAAGTTAATTAGTTAAAACGTACTAAACAAACCCTATGTGATAAGCTCCTCGAAAAAATTGTTCACTTGCTATATTAACTCAAACACTCGAATCCATTTTAGTTTACAACGAAGAAACTTCCCAAAAAAGTGTGGAGTAAAATTTTTATATAGGCCCAATTTTGTGTGTATATATCTATATGGATTTGATGTGTTGTTCATAAatgatgtttatttttatatcTATAACTTGAAATGACTTAGATATGATAGACAATATAATCGTCAGCAAACATCTAGGTGCTTGCAACGTAATCTTGATGATGGGAAAGGTACGCTGTTAATAGCGTGGGATGATACGTTGACAGAAACGAGTGTGTCATCTGATGAAGAATGCCTTTAATAAAGTAACGatctttacttttttttttcttattttatctacaccACCACTGCGCTTTTGCTTCCTAGCTATTTCATCAACGTCCCCCACTTTATTCTCTTGTTGTTTCCTGATTAATGCTCAAAATTTAGTGAATCAATCATTTTGCTGGTCTAGTTTTTTTTGGTGACAGCATTGGTTTATGGAGATTTCGGCGGATTCGAAGTCGTGGAGAGATGATCTGGCAAGCTTAGTGCAAGACTCGGGGATAAGATTCCCCGGAGATTCAGTCAGAGCtgcggtggtggtggaggaggtCACGACGAGTGGGGAAAGGGAGAGTTTGAAGGATCAAGTAAAGGGTTTCGTGGAGGCGTGGGGAGAAATGGTGGTGGAGTTGGGGAGAGGGTTAAGGGATGTTGTGCAGCAGACGGTGCTGACTGAGGATTCTTACGCCGTGAAGGGGATCAAAGGGCCGCTGGCTGAGGTTTCGGAGAGGCTGAGGATTTTGAATGAGGTCTTGCCGGAGGATCGCCACCCGCTGCACGTGTGGGCGGTTTTTCTCTTCGTTTTCATTCTTGCTCTTGCTGGTAAATTTGAAATCATCTCATGATTTAGCTCTTTGAAATAATCGTTTCAATTTGTCGCTGAATTATTAGTGGATAAATTCGTTGTTCCAAGTAAACAGTAACTGTGATCCCATCAAGGAACCGCGGTAAAGAATAAAGATAGTTGAATCTTAAATGTTTGTGGGTTTGAAAGGAACAGGGATACATGAGCAGAGGAAATTCTGTTTCATCGGACTTCATtctatattttaaatatctGACATTCATTTCGTACTGGTTCTCCAAGCATCTTGTTTGTCTAAATCTTTGCAGTTCTGAATGTAAATAGTAGATATGAAAGTTACGTTTCGAGGATGAAGAAAGTTTCTATACATCCTCCTAGTGCTGTGCGTATATTGCTTTCGGATGGTAGATATATAGCATATCACGAGACGGGTGTTCCGGCCGATAAAGCTAGATTTACCATTATAATCCCGCACGGTTTCCTTTCTTCTCGACTTGCAGGTATTAGGCTTCTCACTTCTGTGAGTTTTTGAATAAAACTGCAGTATTATGGACTGTTTGAACAATGAAATGGCAGGTATACCTGGTATCAAAGAGGCGTTGCTGGAAGAATTCGGTGTGAGGGTCATTAGTTATGATCTTCCTGGTTTCGGAGAGAGCGATCCTCATGCTACCCGAAATCTTAATTCTTCGGCTCTGGATATGTCACAATTGGCAGATTCGGTGAGAGTAAAAGGCAAATTCTGGGTTCTAGGATATTTGAGTGGCTCGTTGCATGCTTGGGCTGCTTTAAAATATATCCCAGATGAAATTGCTGGTAAAATCTTTCAGGGACACTCAACACTTGAAATAATCCTTTAGTTTCCtattataatatttgaattgaCAGTATTGTTTTGACTACAGGTGCTGCCTTGTTTGCGCCATTGGTGAATCCATACGAGAAGAGCATGACCAAAGAAGAGAAGTCGAGAACTTGGGAAAAATGGACACGGAGAAAAAGATTGTTGTACTATCTGGCTCGAAGATTTCCAAAGTCCCTCAGTTACTTTTACCGTCAAACATTCCTCTCGGGGAAGCATGGTCGAATAGATAAATGGTTATCTGTGTCACTTGGAAAGAAGGTAAGTCATATCGCATCCTTGTGGATCGAACAAACCATACATATCTTCGGGGTTGGATTATTTATTGAGAAGCTAGCTACCTGGGATAGTTGATGAACTGGGGTACTTGAAAATCAGTTCTCTACCACCCTTGTATTGGATGGAGCATCAACGTTAAAAATCAATACTATATTCCACAATCACCTTTGATTTTATTAAGACAACTCTAAGCCTTTCAGACTTTGTGTC is drawn from Primulina eburnea isolate SZY01 chromosome 10, ASM2296580v1, whole genome shotgun sequence and contains these coding sequences:
- the LOC140842543 gene encoding interactor of constitutive active ROPs 2, chloroplastic-like isoform X2 translates to MQASNSRPGSLDAPQKASLVMSRTVQKFKIPGSESDPALSPDPVSKTSRNRSPKVVGRQSPRSPATEKKKPSRVSELESQIAQLEEELKKAKDRLSSPMSLRQSAQQESEEAKEQLAAMSVKLEETQKQLKELSDSEEARLQELRKISQDRDRAWESELEAIKKQHSMDSSALASATNEIHNLKIQLDRVSGSEVSHARHAESACVEIQRLRCELNGRLELVEKLKTQLNNTREAEARAVEDVSRAQTQLKDLKITEETLHSKHAIAMESYKNLILELEDSKNRVVSSEKVVRSLQSNLGHHNKISAYPFDDVKTEVPKNELMELKHEVDRLRSSLKTAERRHQDEYNHSALEINNANELLENVKSESFKKQLEIEAKIKEYRVEADILRAKLTEKDNALKSISQNKGLSLKIDESAPSERESELETELEKSESLLKDLQACLLEKETQLQTIREENKILKSEISKNETERNKATNEAIALTEASRAAEQEALIKIGYLTEESEKSRRKTMRATEQLDATQAVNVEIETELRRLKVQSDQWRKAAEAAAAMLSTENNGKYVKRTGSLDYHTISGKLGSPYYEDIDDDFGRKKNGNMLKKIGGVLLKKVQK
- the LOC140842546 gene encoding uncharacterized protein isoform X2 — protein: MEISADSKSWRDDLASLVQDSGIRFPGDSVRAAVVVEEVTTSGERESLKDQVKGFVEAWGEMVVELGRGLRDVVQQTVLTEDSYAVKGIKGPLAEVSERLRILNEVLPEDRHPLHVWAVFLFVFILALAGIPGIKEALLEEFGVRVISYDLPGFGESDPHATRNLNSSALDMSQLADSVRVKGKFWVLGYLSGSLHAWAALKYIPDEIAGAALFAPLVNPYEKSMTKEEKSRTWEKWTRRKRLLYYLARRFPKSLSYFYRQTFLSGKHGRIDKWLSVSLGKKDKSLVEKLAFEEIWHRNVEESIRQGNTKPFVEEAMLQVSNWGFSLTELQAQRKCPRRGILPWLQFMYGLPKCELTGFLGRIHIWQGMDDMVVPPSIADHIARVLPNASVHRLQEEGHFSYFVLCDDCHREILLTLFGIPQGPLDTVHKTPTNHDENEIRDETNTASV
- the LOC140842546 gene encoding uncharacterized protein isoform X1 → MEISADSKSWRDDLASLVQDSGIRFPGDSVRAAVVVEEVTTSGERESLKDQVKGFVEAWGEMVVELGRGLRDVVQQTVLTEDSYAVKGIKGPLAEVSERLRILNEVLPEDRHPLHVWAVFLFVFILALAVLNVNSRYESYVSRMKKVSIHPPSAVRILLSDGRYIAYHETGVPADKARFTIIIPHGFLSSRLAGIPGIKEALLEEFGVRVISYDLPGFGESDPHATRNLNSSALDMSQLADSVRVKGKFWVLGYLSGSLHAWAALKYIPDEIAGAALFAPLVNPYEKSMTKEEKSRTWEKWTRRKRLLYYLARRFPKSLSYFYRQTFLSGKHGRIDKWLSVSLGKKDKSLVEKLAFEEIWHRNVEESIRQGNTKPFVEEAMLQVSNWGFSLTELQAQRKCPRRGILPWLQFMYGLPKCELTGFLGRIHIWQGMDDMVVPPSIADHIARVLPNASVHRLQEEGHFSYFVLCDDCHREILLTLFGIPQGPLDTVHKTPTNHDENEIRDETNTASV
- the LOC140842545 gene encoding small ribosomal subunit protein uS12; its protein translation is MGKTRGMGAGRKLKSHRRRQRWADKAYKKSHLGNEWKKPFAGSSHAKGIVLEKIGIEAKQPNSAIRKCARVQLIKNGKKIAAFVPNDGCLNYIEENDEVLIAGFGRKGHAVGDIPGVRFKVVKVSGVSLLALFKEKKEKPRS
- the LOC140842543 gene encoding interactor of constitutive active ROPs 2, chloroplastic-like isoform X1, yielding MKNWYFSLELLFFPMLLHPKNFNSSVKFLSSVAELQTFMQASNSRPGSLDAPQKASLVMSRTVQKFKIPGSESDPALSPDPVSKTSRNRSPKVVGRQSPRSPATEKKKPSRVSELESQIAQLEEELKKAKDRLSSPMSLRQSAQQESEEAKEQLAAMSVKLEETQKQLKELSDSEEARLQELRKISQDRDRAWESELEAIKKQHSMDSSALASATNEIHNLKIQLDRVSGSEVSHARHAESACVEIQRLRCELNGRLELVEKLKTQLNNTREAEARAVEDVSRAQTQLKDLKITEETLHSKHAIAMESYKNLILELEDSKNRVVSSEKVVRSLQSNLGHHNKISAYPFDDVKTEVPKNELMELKHEVDRLRSSLKTAERRHQDEYNHSALEINNANELLENVKSESFKKQLEIEAKIKEYRVEADILRAKLTEKDNALKSISQNKGLSLKIDESAPSERESELETELEKSESLLKDLQACLLEKETQLQTIREENKILKSEISKNETERNKATNEAIALTEASRAAEQEALIKIGYLTEESEKSRRKTMRATEQLDATQAVNVEIETELRRLKVQSDQWRKAAEAAAAMLSTENNGKYVKRTGSLDYHTISGKLGSPYYEDIDDDFGRKKNGNMLKKIGGVLLKKVQK